The Leptospira selangorensis sequence ATGAGTGCATGAGGTGCCTTGGGCTCTTCTTCTTTTTCTATCATGATACGAGTGGTTCCCGACAAAAACCAGGAAGATCTGAGTTTACCGTCCCCATAAAAATGGTCCTTTTCGAAAGACAGACCGGGGATAGTTATATAAAATTTTTTTAATGTTTCGGGATCTTGTGTGGAAATGGCTATATGATGGATCATTCCATAATCACCAGATCTGAATATTCGGGATGTCTTTTGAGATAAGTTTGTACAAATGAACAGTTCGGGATGATCTTTTTAGTTTCCGCTCTTGCTGCTTTTAGGGCAGCCTCCGCAAGTTGGGACGCGATCCCTTTTCCTCTGAAATCGGTCGGAACAAAAGTATGATATAAGTCCCAAACATGGGAGCCGATCTCTCTATAAACTAAATGAGCCTCTCTTCCGTCTTGTAAGATCAGGAATTTTTTGCCGGCAACATCGTGTTGGACTGAATTCATTTTGCCCTCTATGGATTCGACTCTATTGGAAAAGATTTTGTAGAGCCAAAACTATGGAATCCGATCAAGTTTTAAAAATCAAGCAAACGGAAGTCCCGCCTGTATTTTTCAGATCCAGTTCCGCCTTGAGTTGGTTACAAAGCGATCGAATGATCATCAGACCCAAAGAAGAATCCTGGTCCTGCTTTTTAGATGAAGTTTGCCCGAACCACTCTTGGATGCTTGGCATTCCTACACCGTCGTCTTTCACTGTAAGATGGACCTTATTTTCTTTTACCTTTAACTGAACAAAAATATTCCCTTTTGACTCGTTTGGAAACGCATGTTTGAGAGAGTTTGAGATAAGCTCGGTTAC is a genomic window containing:
- a CDS encoding VOC family protein, producing the protein MIHHIAISTQDPETLKKFYITIPGLSFEKDHFYGDGKLRSSWFLSGTTRIMIEKEEEPKAPHALIFSAPKKEERERIDSLFGNSFIEKTDYTKYFKDPDGNRLGFSSYPEPWD
- a CDS encoding GNAT family N-acetyltransferase; amino-acid sequence: MNSVQHDVAGKKFLILQDGREAHLVYREIGSHVWDLYHTFVPTDFRGKGIASQLAEAALKAARAETKKIIPNCSFVQTYLKRHPEYSDLVIME